From a single Accipiter gentilis chromosome 10, bAccGen1.1, whole genome shotgun sequence genomic region:
- the SORD gene encoding sorbitol dehydrogenase isoform X1: MAAPVQNLAVVVHRAGDLRLENRPIPEPGPDEVLLRMHSVGICGSDVHYWQHGRIGDFVVKDPMVLGHEASGTVVKVGSGVTHLKPGDRVAIEPGVPREMDEFCRTGRYNLSPTIFFCATPPDNGNLCRYYKHSASYCYKLPDNVTFEEGALIEPLSVGIHACKRAGVTLGSKVFVSGSGPIGLVNVLVAKMMGAAAVVITDLSASRLQKAKEVGADFTIQVKNETPQEVASKVESLLGCMPEITVECTGVQACIQAGIYATRSGGTLVLVGLGPEMVTVPIVNAAVREVDIRGIFRYCNTWPVAIALLASKRINVKPLVTHRFPLEKALEAFETTKRGEGVKVMLKCDPTDLNP, encoded by the exons atgGCGGCGCCGGTGCAGAACCTGGCCGTGGTGGTGCACCGAGCTGGCGACCTGCGCCTG GAAAACCGTCCAATCCCAGAACCGGGTCCTGATG AGGTCCTCCTGCGGATGCATTCTGTTGGGATCTGTGGGTCTGATGTTCACTACTGGCAGCATGGTCGAATTGGGGATTTTGTTGTGAAGGACCCCATGGTGTTGGGGCACGAAGCTTCTGGGACTGTTGTCAAAGTGGGATCAGGCGTGACTCATCTGAAACCAG GTGATCGAGTGGCCATTGAGCCTGGCGTCCCAAGAGAAATGGATGAGTTCTGTAGAACTGGCCGCTATAACCTGTCTCCAACCATCTTCTTCTGCGCAACGCCTCCTGATAATGGGAACTTGTGCCGCTACTACAAGCACAGTGCCAGCTACTGCTACAA GCTTCCAGATAATGTCACCTTTGAAGAAGGAGCCCTTATCGAGCCTCTTTCAGTGGGAATCCATGCCTGCAAAAGAGCGGGAGTCACTCTGGGAAGCAAAGTCTTCGTGTCTGGCTCTG GACCGATTGGCCTTGTTAATGTGCTTGTTGCTAAGATGATGGGTGCAGCAGCTGTGGTAATTACAG ATTTATCTGCCTCTCGCCTGCAAAAAGCCAAGGAGGTGGGGGCAGATTTCACCATTCAGGTGAAGAACGAGACCCCACAGGAAGTGGCTTCCAAAGTGGAAAGTCTGCTTGGCTGCATGCCTGAGATAACTGTGGAGTGTACAGGAGTGCAAGCCTGCATCCAGGCTGGCATTTAC GCCACTCGTTCTGGTGGGACCttggtgctggtggggctggggcctGAGATGGTCACTGTGCCCATCGTGAATGCCGCCGTGCGGGAGGTGGATATCCGGGGGATATTCCGCTACTGCAACAC GTGGCCTGTGGCAATTGCTCTGCTCGCATCCAAGCGGATCAACGTCAAGCCTTTGGTTACGCACCGCTTCCCCCTGGAAAAGGCTCTTGAGGCATTTGAGACCACCAAGAGGGGCGAGGGGGTCAAGGTCATGCTGAAGTGTGACCCCACTGACCTCAACCCCTGA
- the SORD gene encoding sorbitol dehydrogenase isoform X2 — protein sequence MDAHVTPLYKQNEENRPIPEPGPDEVLLRMHSVGICGSDVHYWQHGRIGDFVVKDPMVLGHEASGTVVKVGSGVTHLKPGDRVAIEPGVPREMDEFCRTGRYNLSPTIFFCATPPDNGNLCRYYKHSASYCYKLPDNVTFEEGALIEPLSVGIHACKRAGVTLGSKVFVSGSGPIGLVNVLVAKMMGAAAVVITDLSASRLQKAKEVGADFTIQVKNETPQEVASKVESLLGCMPEITVECTGVQACIQAGIYATRSGGTLVLVGLGPEMVTVPIVNAAVREVDIRGIFRYCNTWPVAIALLASKRINVKPLVTHRFPLEKALEAFETTKRGEGVKVMLKCDPTDLNP from the exons ATGGATGCCCATGTTACTCCACTGTACAAGCAAAATGAG GAAAACCGTCCAATCCCAGAACCGGGTCCTGATG AGGTCCTCCTGCGGATGCATTCTGTTGGGATCTGTGGGTCTGATGTTCACTACTGGCAGCATGGTCGAATTGGGGATTTTGTTGTGAAGGACCCCATGGTGTTGGGGCACGAAGCTTCTGGGACTGTTGTCAAAGTGGGATCAGGCGTGACTCATCTGAAACCAG GTGATCGAGTGGCCATTGAGCCTGGCGTCCCAAGAGAAATGGATGAGTTCTGTAGAACTGGCCGCTATAACCTGTCTCCAACCATCTTCTTCTGCGCAACGCCTCCTGATAATGGGAACTTGTGCCGCTACTACAAGCACAGTGCCAGCTACTGCTACAA GCTTCCAGATAATGTCACCTTTGAAGAAGGAGCCCTTATCGAGCCTCTTTCAGTGGGAATCCATGCCTGCAAAAGAGCGGGAGTCACTCTGGGAAGCAAAGTCTTCGTGTCTGGCTCTG GACCGATTGGCCTTGTTAATGTGCTTGTTGCTAAGATGATGGGTGCAGCAGCTGTGGTAATTACAG ATTTATCTGCCTCTCGCCTGCAAAAAGCCAAGGAGGTGGGGGCAGATTTCACCATTCAGGTGAAGAACGAGACCCCACAGGAAGTGGCTTCCAAAGTGGAAAGTCTGCTTGGCTGCATGCCTGAGATAACTGTGGAGTGTACAGGAGTGCAAGCCTGCATCCAGGCTGGCATTTAC GCCACTCGTTCTGGTGGGACCttggtgctggtggggctggggcctGAGATGGTCACTGTGCCCATCGTGAATGCCGCCGTGCGGGAGGTGGATATCCGGGGGATATTCCGCTACTGCAACAC GTGGCCTGTGGCAATTGCTCTGCTCGCATCCAAGCGGATCAACGTCAAGCCTTTGGTTACGCACCGCTTCCCCCTGGAAAAGGCTCTTGAGGCATTTGAGACCACCAAGAGGGGCGAGGGGGTCAAGGTCATGCTGAAGTGTGACCCCACTGACCTCAACCCCTGA